In Flagellatimonas centrodinii, a single window of DNA contains:
- the fliQ gene encoding flagellar biosynthesis protein FliQ, translating into MTPEDVLTQGRAAIEVAVLLAAPLLLAALLSGLLIGLFQAATQINEMTLSFIPKVLAVAAALTLTGPWMLRVIVDYTRALILSIPQWVG; encoded by the coding sequence ATGACGCCGGAAGATGTGCTCACCCAGGGCCGAGCCGCCATCGAGGTAGCGGTGCTGCTGGCGGCGCCGCTGCTGTTGGCGGCGCTGTTGTCAGGCCTGCTGATCGGCCTGTTCCAGGCGGCAACGCAGATCAACGAAATGACGTTGTCATTCATCCCCAAGGTGCTTGCGGTGGCGGCCGCCCTGACCCTGACCGGGCCGTGGATGCTGCGTGTGATCGTCGATTACACACGCGCCCTGATCCTCTCGATCCCACAATGGGTGGGGTGA
- the fliR gene encoding flagellar biosynthetic protein FliR, with protein MIPGDITIALWGGLLQTTWTGLRVSAFVATAPVLGGRTVPGRVRLLLAVVLTPILAAVLPPVATPEMFSSDWWLAVVFNVGVGLLLGTLLQLLFESLMLASELISATAGLSFAQVNDPLRGTASPVLGSLLMAFASLLFLALDGHHALIRVLAYSYAVVPVSGPYQAPPWMALLGLMVPMLEAGLSLALPVLASLLVVQLGFGLVSRAAPALNLFAIGLPAALLALLGLLWLWMPHVGTPLSIYWDQFFGAIHQALAAGAAP; from the coding sequence ATGATCCCCGGTGACATCACCATCGCACTCTGGGGCGGCCTGCTACAGACCACCTGGACCGGCCTGCGGGTCAGTGCCTTCGTCGCGACTGCGCCGGTCCTCGGCGGGCGAACCGTCCCCGGCCGGGTACGCCTGTTGCTGGCGGTGGTGCTGACCCCGATTCTGGCCGCGGTACTGCCGCCGGTGGCCACCCCTGAAATGTTCAGCAGCGACTGGTGGTTGGCGGTGGTGTTCAACGTCGGTGTCGGCTTGCTGCTGGGCACCTTGCTGCAATTGTTGTTCGAATCGCTGATGTTGGCATCCGAACTGATCAGCGCCACCGCCGGCCTGTCGTTTGCGCAGGTCAATGATCCGCTGCGGGGCACTGCCTCGCCGGTGCTGGGCAGCTTGTTGATGGCCTTCGCCAGTCTGTTGTTCCTTGCACTGGACGGTCATCACGCGCTGATTCGGGTGTTGGCCTACAGCTACGCCGTGGTGCCGGTCAGCGGGCCCTACCAGGCGCCGCCGTGGATGGCGCTGCTGGGATTGATGGTGCCGATGCTCGAGGCCGGCCTCAGTCTGGCGCTGCCGGTTCTCGCCAGCCTGCTGGTGGTTCAGCTCGGCTTCGGGCTGGTCAGCCGTGCCGCGCCGGCCCTCAACCTGTTCGCGATTGGTCTGCCGGCCGCCTTACTGGCATTGCTGGGCCTGCTGTGGTTGTGGATGCCGCATGTGGGCACGCCGCTATCGATCTATTGGGATCAGTTTTTCGGCGCCATTCACCAGGCCTTGGCGGCCGGTGCGGCGCCATGA
- a CDS encoding EscU/YscU/HrcU family type III secretion system export apparatus switch protein: MSETDSGERTEQPTQRRIEKARDEGQIARSRELSSALVTTAGALALLVAGGEALAQLAALLQTALAVAGMADADPARQLGQALLGGALAITVLVAVPWIISLLAPALIGGLHLSAKGVIPDLKRLDPIKGLGRLLSAQAGAELGKALGKMLLIGGLVVIWISAQSDRLLALSSLPLPTALASTGEMLLQVMFIGLIGLGLVAAMDVPFQLWNHTRQLRMSRDEIKREMFESEGRPEVKAKRRERAMQLSRGRMMEAVATADVVVTNPTHFAVALRYAAGEMRAPTVVAKGADEVATAIRERAAEARVLLLEAPPLARALFRSGTVGQEIPAVLYVAVAQVLTWAYRIRGGEQLAAPAPEVPDDLGRPFEEG, encoded by the coding sequence ATGAGTGAAACCGACAGCGGCGAGCGCACCGAACAACCTACCCAGCGCCGTATCGAGAAAGCCCGTGACGAGGGGCAGATTGCGCGGTCGCGTGAGCTGTCGTCGGCGCTGGTGACCACCGCCGGCGCGTTGGCCCTGCTGGTCGCTGGGGGCGAAGCACTGGCGCAGTTGGCCGCATTGCTGCAGACCGCTCTGGCGGTGGCGGGTATGGCGGACGCCGACCCGGCGCGTCAGCTCGGGCAGGCCCTGTTGGGCGGTGCCCTTGCAATCACCGTGCTGGTGGCGGTGCCGTGGATCATCTCATTGCTGGCCCCCGCCCTGATCGGCGGCCTTCACCTGTCCGCCAAGGGCGTCATTCCGGACCTCAAACGGCTGGACCCGATCAAGGGCCTCGGTCGTCTGTTGTCGGCGCAGGCCGGAGCGGAACTGGGCAAGGCGCTGGGCAAGATGCTGCTGATCGGTGGATTGGTGGTGATCTGGATCAGCGCACAGTCCGACCGGTTGCTGGCGCTGTCTTCCCTGCCATTGCCGACGGCGCTGGCCAGTACCGGGGAAATGCTGCTGCAGGTGATGTTCATCGGCCTGATCGGGCTCGGTTTGGTAGCGGCGATGGATGTGCCGTTCCAGTTGTGGAACCACACCCGGCAGCTACGGATGAGCCGCGATGAGATCAAGCGGGAGATGTTCGAGTCCGAGGGGCGACCGGAGGTCAAGGCCAAGCGGCGCGAACGGGCGATGCAGCTGTCGCGTGGTCGGATGATGGAAGCCGTCGCAACCGCCGATGTGGTGGTGACCAACCCGACGCATTTTGCGGTGGCCTTGCGCTATGCCGCCGGCGAGATGCGGGCGCCAACGGTGGTTGCCAAAGGTGCCGACGAGGTGGCTACCGCCATCCGCGAGCGCGCCGCCGAGGCGCGGGTCCTGTTGCTGGAAGCGCCGCCATTGGCGCGGGCGCTGTTCCGCAGCGGCACCGTTGGTCAGGAGATTCCCGCCGTCCTCTATGTGGCGGTCGCGCAGGTGCTGACCTGGGCCTATCGCATCCGCGGTGGCGAGCAGCTCGCCGCTCCGGCACCGGAGGTCCCCGACGACCTGGGGCGGCCGTTCGAGGAGGGATAG
- the flhA gene encoding flagellar biosynthesis protein FlhA, with translation MNPMSALSMVKSGGLSAIGAPFIVFLLLAMVVVPLPPLALDFFFTLNIALSLVVMLAVVYVLRPLDFSVFPTVLLLATLFRLALNVASTRVVLLNGHEGPGAAGRVIEAFGNFVIGGNYAVGLVVFAILTIINFAVITKGAGRVSEVSARFTLDAMPGRQMAIDADLNAGLLTRDEAKLRREEVREEADFYGAMDGASKFVKGDAVAGLLILIVNVVGGVAIGALAHDLSFGEAFKVYALLTIGDGLVAQIPALLLSTAVAILVTRMSRSQAISSQMNTQLVGDGRAVAMAAGLMALIGLVPGMPNLAFLALAALLAGAAVWLHRRARAARTEVTTTPETAETPAELGWQDLPPVDPVGLELGYRLIPLADTRQGGELMARIRGVRRKLSEELGFLFPPVHVRDNLQQAPNRYRVLLHGVELAAGECHPDRDLALDAGQVLGPVEGIATHDPAFGLPALWIEPGQRAYAQAQGYTVVDAATVIATHLSQLLRVHAPELLGIEEAQAMLTATAQHAPKLVEDLVPKVLPLAAFTRVLQGLLAERVPVRNLRGVLEALAEHAPRTQDPQALLIAVRQALSRQIVASIGTSGAADLPVFTLSSALERLLQEGLQQPQNALEPGLAERLQTSLETQARQQDAVGEPTVLLVPGTLRHSLARFLRAAVPQAHVLAFHELPDTTRIRHVGQLG, from the coding sequence ATGAATCCGATGTCTGCGCTCTCGATGGTCAAATCCGGTGGTCTCAGCGCCATCGGGGCACCGTTCATCGTCTTCCTGTTGCTGGCAATGGTGGTGGTGCCGCTGCCGCCGCTGGCACTGGATTTCTTCTTCACCCTGAACATTGCGTTGTCACTGGTGGTGATGCTGGCGGTGGTCTACGTCCTGCGGCCGCTGGACTTCAGTGTGTTTCCGACCGTGTTGCTGCTGGCCACGCTGTTTCGTCTGGCGCTCAATGTTGCATCGACGCGGGTGGTTCTGCTCAACGGTCACGAGGGCCCTGGGGCCGCTGGACGGGTGATCGAGGCCTTCGGCAATTTCGTCATTGGCGGCAACTACGCGGTGGGTCTGGTGGTGTTCGCCATTCTCACCATCATCAACTTCGCGGTAATCACGAAGGGGGCCGGACGGGTTTCCGAGGTGTCGGCACGCTTCACCCTCGACGCCATGCCGGGACGGCAAATGGCGATTGATGCCGACCTCAATGCCGGTCTGTTGACGCGCGATGAGGCCAAGCTGCGTCGCGAGGAAGTCCGCGAGGAGGCTGACTTCTATGGCGCCATGGACGGCGCCAGCAAGTTCGTGAAGGGCGACGCGGTGGCGGGGCTGTTGATCCTCATCGTCAACGTGGTTGGTGGCGTCGCGATCGGTGCACTGGCGCACGACCTGTCGTTCGGCGAGGCCTTCAAGGTGTACGCACTGCTGACCATCGGCGACGGCCTGGTGGCACAGATTCCCGCCCTGTTGCTGTCGACGGCGGTGGCCATCCTGGTGACGCGCATGTCGCGCTCGCAGGCCATCAGCAGTCAGATGAACACACAGTTGGTGGGCGATGGTCGCGCGGTGGCGATGGCCGCCGGACTGATGGCGCTGATTGGTCTGGTTCCCGGCATGCCCAACCTGGCCTTTCTGGCCCTGGCGGCCCTGCTCGCTGGTGCGGCGGTGTGGCTGCATCGGAGAGCGCGCGCCGCACGGACCGAGGTGACCACCACGCCGGAGACTGCCGAGACGCCCGCGGAGCTGGGGTGGCAGGACCTGCCGCCAGTCGATCCCGTTGGTCTGGAGCTGGGGTATCGCCTGATCCCGCTCGCCGACACCCGCCAGGGGGGCGAGCTGATGGCCCGGATCCGCGGGGTGCGGCGCAAATTGTCGGAAGAGCTGGGCTTCCTGTTCCCCCCGGTACATGTGCGCGACAACCTGCAGCAGGCGCCGAACCGCTATCGGGTGCTACTCCACGGTGTCGAGCTGGCGGCTGGTGAATGCCATCCTGATCGCGATCTGGCACTCGATGCCGGGCAGGTACTCGGGCCGGTGGAGGGCATCGCCACGCACGACCCGGCCTTCGGGCTGCCGGCCCTGTGGATCGAACCGGGTCAGCGCGCCTATGCGCAGGCGCAGGGCTATACGGTCGTCGATGCGGCGACCGTGATCGCCACTCATCTGTCGCAGTTGCTGCGCGTCCACGCGCCGGAATTGCTGGGTATCGAGGAGGCGCAGGCCATGCTCACGGCCACCGCTCAGCATGCGCCGAAGCTGGTCGAGGACCTGGTGCCCAAGGTGTTGCCGCTGGCGGCGTTCACGCGGGTGTTGCAAGGGCTGCTGGCGGAGCGGGTTCCGGTCCGCAATCTGCGTGGGGTACTGGAAGCCCTGGCGGAGCACGCCCCACGAACCCAGGACCCGCAGGCACTGCTGATCGCCGTGCGCCAGGCGCTGTCCCGCCAGATCGTCGCCAGCATCGGCACCAGCGGCGCCGCTGATCTGCCCGTTTTCACCCTTTCATCCGCGCTGGAGCGTCTGTTGCAGGAGGGCTTGCAACAACCACAGAACGCACTGGAGCCCGGCCTTGCGGAACGACTGCAAACCTCACTGGAAACCCAGGCCCGACAGCAGGACGCCGTTGGCGAGCCGACGGTCCTGCTGGTCCCCGGCACCTTGCGGCACTCGCTCGCCCGGTTTCTGCGGGCGGCGGTTCCCCAGGCGCACGTACTGGCGTTTCACGAGCTTCCGGACACCACCCGCATCCGTCATGTCGGGCAGCTGGGCTAA
- the flhF gene encoding flagellar biosynthesis protein FlhF: protein MKIKRFLASSMREAMRRVREEQGPDAVILASHTREDGIEVVAAVDYDEALMRQALSRTDDDAAVNPRRPRRQPIAAANGAVEWAVDPQIRRLETELGQLRSLLEATLEANETQLAKAHPNRARVFRLMETLGFSTRVARRTAASLPLDADAERTRCLPVGWLARHLPVQAPEALQLGGRVALVGPTGVGKTTTLAKLTERAVRTFGSRQVAIVSLDTYRIGAEEQLSTYARLLGVPLFIVPTPDQLTARLAELADCRCVFIDTPGMSPADTRLAEALEVLGAHEQQITTWLVLSAGQQREDLEAAVNRFSRVKPKALVLTKVDECTRLGGALSVALERQLPVTVICDGQRVPEDLHIARASDLVLRAMQNARQLSDEAAAAAAASADVEPSPMEHSAHA, encoded by the coding sequence ATGAAGATCAAACGATTTCTGGCCAGTTCAATGCGCGAGGCGATGCGCCGTGTGCGTGAGGAGCAGGGGCCGGATGCGGTGATCCTCGCCAGTCACACACGCGAAGACGGAATCGAGGTCGTGGCCGCAGTGGACTACGACGAGGCCCTCATGCGGCAGGCCCTCAGCCGCACCGACGACGATGCCGCTGTGAATCCGCGTCGCCCGCGTCGGCAACCCATCGCTGCCGCCAATGGCGCCGTCGAATGGGCGGTCGATCCCCAGATACGGCGACTCGAAACCGAGCTGGGGCAACTGCGCAGTTTGTTGGAAGCAACGCTGGAGGCCAACGAGACGCAATTGGCGAAAGCCCATCCCAACCGTGCACGGGTATTTCGGTTGATGGAAACCCTGGGGTTCTCGACGCGGGTCGCACGGCGCACCGCCGCCAGCCTGCCCCTGGATGCCGATGCCGAACGTACACGCTGTTTGCCGGTTGGCTGGCTTGCCCGGCATCTCCCGGTGCAGGCACCCGAGGCGCTGCAACTCGGCGGGCGGGTCGCCCTGGTCGGGCCCACAGGTGTCGGCAAGACCACCACCCTGGCCAAATTGACCGAGCGCGCGGTCCGGACCTTCGGCAGCCGCCAGGTCGCCATCGTCTCACTCGACACCTATCGCATCGGGGCCGAAGAGCAGCTGTCGACCTATGCGCGGCTTTTGGGGGTCCCGCTGTTCATCGTGCCGACCCCCGACCAGCTCACCGCACGTCTCGCCGAGCTGGCCGATTGCCGCTGCGTATTCATCGATACGCCGGGGATGAGCCCGGCCGATACCCGGCTCGCCGAGGCGCTGGAGGTGCTCGGCGCTCACGAGCAGCAGATCACCACCTGGCTGGTGCTGTCGGCCGGCCAGCAGCGGGAGGACCTGGAAGCCGCGGTCAACCGCTTTTCACGCGTCAAACCGAAGGCCCTGGTGCTGACCAAGGTCGACGAGTGCACCCGTCTCGGTGGCGCCCTGTCGGTCGCGCTGGAGCGCCAGTTGCCGGTCACGGTGATCTGCGATGGTCAGCGGGTGCCGGAAGACCTCCATATCGCGCGGGCCTCGGATCTGGTGCTGCGCGCGATGCAGAACGCCCGTCAACTCTCGGATGAGGCGGCTGCGGCCGCTGCCGCCAGCGCTGACGTCGAACCCTCTCCGATGGAGCACAGCGCTCATGCTTGA
- a CDS encoding MinD/ParA family protein codes for MLERLKDRLHQAVGLVGPEPSRPARVIAVASGKGGVGKTNVSANLALALQMSGEQVLLMDADLGLANVDVLFGLQPTFHLSHVLEGRCTLQEALIEGPHGLTIVPAASGLGQMAGLSHAEHVGLIRAFSELSTPVDTLVVDTAAGIADGVLTFCRAAQEVLVVANNEPASLTDAYALIKVLSRDHGVKRMQIVANMVRSPAEGYELFEHLRRVSDRFLDVHLNFLGVVPHDEYLQRAVRRQRAVLEAYPSAPSSVAFRTIAQAIQKWPPPQGARGHVEFFVERLVGAPMAGAVA; via the coding sequence ATGCTTGAACGACTGAAGGATCGCCTGCATCAGGCCGTGGGTCTGGTCGGACCGGAGCCGTCGCGACCCGCGCGCGTGATTGCCGTCGCCAGCGGCAAGGGCGGGGTGGGCAAGACCAATGTGTCGGCAAACCTGGCCCTGGCACTGCAGATGAGTGGAGAGCAGGTGTTGCTCATGGATGCCGACCTCGGGCTGGCCAATGTCGACGTCCTGTTCGGGCTGCAGCCGACCTTTCACCTCTCGCACGTCCTCGAAGGCCGCTGCACGCTGCAGGAAGCATTGATCGAGGGTCCTCACGGGCTGACCATCGTCCCGGCCGCGAGCGGACTGGGGCAGATGGCCGGGCTTTCACATGCCGAGCATGTCGGGTTGATCCGCGCCTTCTCCGAGCTGTCAACGCCGGTGGACACCCTGGTGGTCGACACTGCTGCCGGCATCGCCGATGGGGTACTGACCTTCTGCCGCGCCGCGCAGGAAGTGCTGGTGGTAGCCAACAACGAGCCCGCATCGCTGACCGATGCCTATGCCTTGATCAAGGTGCTGTCCCGTGATCATGGGGTCAAGCGAATGCAGATCGTCGCCAACATGGTGCGCTCGCCGGCGGAGGGGTACGAACTGTTCGAGCATCTGCGTCGGGTGTCCGACCGGTTCCTCGATGTTCATCTGAATTTTCTCGGGGTGGTACCGCACGACGAATACCTGCAGCGCGCGGTACGGCGCCAACGAGCGGTACTGGAGGCCTATCCGTCTGCACCGTCGTCGGTGGCCTTTCGCACCATTGCCCAGGCGATCCAGAAATGGCCACCGCCGCAGGGGGCACGCGGTCATGTCGAATTCTTCGTCGAGCGACTGGTGGGCGCGCCGATGGCGGGAGCGGTGGCATGA
- a CDS encoding RNA polymerase sigma factor FliA, with the protein MSTVAAYEAVQAPDFNALIRDHQDLVRRIAYHLLARLPASVEVDDLLQAGQLGLIEAARHFRTDGGASFATFAGIRIRGAMLDELRKGDWVPRSVHRRAREIAEAIRGIEARTGHEASDADVATELGLSLEDYHRHAEDAARAPLLSLDDPGDGERGLADTLEDPETPERATFRDAFRQALIAGIRQLPEREQRVMGLYYQDELNLKEIGKVLGVSESRVCQLHSQALLRLRARLSEWDAIAEAA; encoded by the coding sequence ATGAGCACCGTCGCGGCGTATGAGGCGGTTCAGGCACCGGACTTCAACGCGCTGATCCGGGACCACCAGGATCTGGTGCGTCGCATTGCCTACCATCTGCTGGCACGGCTGCCGGCCTCGGTCGAGGTCGATGATCTGTTGCAGGCCGGACAACTCGGCCTGATCGAGGCGGCACGACATTTCCGCACCGATGGTGGTGCCAGCTTTGCCACCTTCGCCGGTATCCGTATCCGCGGCGCCATGCTGGATGAACTTCGCAAGGGTGACTGGGTGCCGCGCTCGGTACACCGTCGGGCCCGCGAGATTGCCGAGGCAATTCGTGGCATCGAGGCGCGCACCGGGCATGAGGCCAGCGATGCCGATGTGGCCACGGAGTTGGGCCTGTCGCTGGAGGACTATCACCGCCACGCGGAAGATGCGGCCCGCGCACCCTTGCTGTCTCTGGATGACCCTGGCGACGGCGAGCGCGGCCTTGCCGACACCCTGGAAGACCCTGAAACCCCGGAGCGCGCCACCTTCCGTGATGCCTTCCGGCAGGCCCTGATTGCAGGTATCCGACAGTTGCCCGAGCGCGAGCAACGGGTCATGGGTCTGTATTACCAGGACGAGCTCAACCTCAAGGAGATCGGCAAGGTGCTCGGCGTCAGTGAGAGCCGGGTCTGCCAGCTCCACAGCCAGGCGCTGCTGCGCCTTCGCGCACGCCTGAGCGAATGGGATGCCATCGCCGAGGCCGCTTGA
- the cheY gene encoding chemotaxis response regulator CheY has protein sequence MNPNMKILIVDDFSTMRRIVKNLLADLGFNNTAEADDGATAIPLLKQGGFELVITDWNMPGVTGIELLKAIRSDAATAKLPVLMVTAEAKREQIIEAAQAGVNGYVIKPFTAQTLKEKLDKVFERLAQAA, from the coding sequence ATGAATCCGAACATGAAAATCCTCATCGTCGACGACTTCTCGACGATGCGCCGTATCGTCAAGAACCTGCTGGCCGATCTCGGCTTCAACAACACGGCCGAGGCGGATGATGGCGCCACCGCCATCCCGTTGCTGAAACAGGGCGGCTTCGAGCTGGTGATCACCGACTGGAACATGCCCGGTGTCACCGGTATCGAGCTGCTGAAGGCGATTCGCAGCGACGCTGCCACCGCCAAGTTGCCGGTGCTGATGGTGACCGCCGAGGCCAAGCGCGAGCAGATCATCGAAGCGGCCCAGGCGGGCGTCAACGGCTACGTCATCAAGCCATTCACCGCCCAGACCCTGAAGGAAAAGCTCGACAAGGTGTTCGAGCGTCTGGCCCAGGCGGCATGA
- a CDS encoding protein phosphatase CheZ: MTAPETANLQADLRQVTRQFQSALHNLPLDNRLVDVARLALPDACARLDHVVTLTEQAAHTTLDEVDGLRASLDRTLRLAEGLAPHSRERLQALVAEQRQRCAALDAAQAYQDLTGQIIRRVTQLIRDLEQDLLAIADGQSPVHRPVDDNARGNGPAVAGIDAPAASQGDADDLLSALGL; encoded by the coding sequence ATGACCGCGCCCGAGACGGCGAACCTGCAAGCGGATCTACGGCAGGTCACCCGACAGTTTCAAAGTGCGCTGCACAATTTGCCGCTCGACAATCGATTGGTGGACGTCGCGCGGCTTGCCTTGCCCGATGCCTGCGCACGTCTGGACCACGTCGTCACCCTGACCGAGCAGGCGGCCCACACCACGCTAGACGAGGTGGATGGTCTGCGGGCAAGCCTCGACCGCACCTTGCGGCTTGCCGAGGGCCTGGCCCCGCATTCGCGGGAGCGCCTGCAGGCGCTGGTGGCGGAACAACGCCAGCGCTGCGCTGCCCTCGATGCGGCGCAGGCGTATCAAGATCTCACTGGGCAGATCATCCGTAGGGTCACCCAGCTGATCCGCGACCTCGAGCAGGATCTGTTGGCGATTGCCGATGGGCAGTCGCCCGTGCATCGGCCAGTCGACGACAACGCACGCGGCAACGGCCCGGCGGTGGCTGGAATCGATGCCCCCGCGGCGTCCCAGGGTGATGCCGACGACCTGCTGTCGGCACTCGGACTCTGA
- a CDS encoding chemotaxis protein CheA: protein MGTADPSLLPDFLTEAGELLERLGDDVFALAEDPGGDRLNAVFRGFHTIKGGASFLGLDPVVSLCHRAEDAFGRVRDGQLQISPELVDAALDAVKVLDQQIALLHDGAPLSPAPATVLAALDALLGTTTVDTINEDEFEALLDQLHGSGAAPEGPPAVAAPAAPAAVPAPAAGAAATSTRAPEATVRVDSERIDHLMTLVGELVIVRNRLKAHAEPTPGAAGLMGELDRVTMRLQNAVMRVRMQPVGRLFSRFPRMVRDLARELGKQVNVELVGEDTDLDKHLVDALADPMIHLVRNALDHGIEAPEQRNSAGKNPVGRLLLSASQRGDSVILRVEDDGRGLDPDAIRASAVRKGLLDERAAAALTPAQACELILRPGFSTRDAVSSVSGRGVGMDVVASTVRALGGRLVLSGTPGQGAAVELVLPLTLAILPTLRTRCGSRSLGLPLRQVIDLQPFDSAQVQLRAGRPMLSSPRCSLPVLFLDTWLGLPQGARRLLVRVSTHHGDRALVVDSVEGREDVVLKPPGRLLRGVPGYGGAAVTGDGRIALILDPDGLAALHPEL, encoded by the coding sequence ATGGGCACGGCCGATCCCAGCTTGCTGCCGGACTTCCTCACCGAGGCGGGCGAACTGCTCGAACGCCTCGGTGATGATGTCTTCGCGTTGGCGGAAGACCCGGGCGGCGACCGACTCAATGCGGTTTTTCGCGGCTTTCACACCATCAAGGGCGGCGCCAGCTTTCTCGGCCTGGACCCAGTGGTCAGCCTCTGCCATCGCGCCGAGGATGCCTTCGGCCGGGTCCGTGACGGCCAGCTGCAGATCAGCCCCGAGCTGGTCGATGCCGCGCTCGATGCGGTGAAAGTGCTGGATCAGCAGATCGCCTTGCTGCACGACGGCGCGCCGCTGTCGCCGGCACCGGCGACGGTGCTGGCAGCACTGGATGCCCTGCTGGGTACCACAACGGTCGATACCATCAATGAGGACGAGTTTGAGGCGCTGCTGGACCAGCTGCATGGCAGCGGCGCCGCACCCGAAGGACCGCCCGCGGTGGCGGCGCCTGCCGCGCCTGCTGCGGTACCCGCGCCCGCCGCCGGCGCCGCTGCGACATCGACCCGGGCACCCGAGGCCACGGTGCGGGTCGACAGCGAGCGGATCGACCATCTGATGACCTTGGTTGGGGAGCTGGTGATCGTCCGCAATCGTCTCAAGGCCCATGCCGAGCCGACCCCCGGCGCGGCGGGTCTTATGGGAGAGCTCGATCGCGTCACGATGCGCCTGCAGAACGCGGTCATGCGGGTCCGGATGCAGCCCGTCGGCCGCCTGTTCTCGCGGTTCCCCCGCATGGTGCGAGATCTCGCCAGGGAGCTGGGCAAGCAGGTCAACGTCGAACTGGTCGGCGAGGACACCGACCTCGACAAACACCTGGTCGACGCGCTGGCCGACCCGATGATCCATCTGGTCCGCAATGCACTGGACCACGGAATTGAAGCTCCCGAACAGCGCAATTCGGCGGGCAAGAATCCCGTCGGTCGCCTGTTGCTCAGCGCCAGCCAGCGCGGCGACAGCGTGATTCTTCGGGTTGAGGATGACGGCCGCGGGCTTGACCCTGATGCCATCCGCGCCTCTGCGGTACGCAAGGGGCTGCTCGACGAACGGGCGGCGGCTGCGCTGACACCGGCGCAAGCCTGTGAGCTGATCCTCCGTCCCGGCTTCTCCACCCGCGACGCGGTGTCCTCGGTGTCCGGTCGTGGCGTCGGCATGGACGTGGTCGCCAGTACGGTGCGCGCGCTTGGCGGACGGTTGGTCCTGTCGGGGACGCCGGGGCAGGGCGCTGCGGTGGAGCTGGTGTTGCCGCTGACACTGGCGATTCTGCCGACCCTGCGCACCCGCTGCGGCAGCCGCAGCCTCGGCTTGCCCCTCCGGCAGGTGATCGACCTTCAGCCGTTCGACTCGGCACAGGTACAGCTGCGCGCCGGTCGGCCGATGCTGAGCTCGCCCCGCTGCAGTCTGCCGGTGCTGTTTCTCGATACCTGGCTGGGGTTGCCGCAGGGGGCACGTCGGCTGCTGGTCCGGGTGAGTACCCATCATGGTGATCGGGCGCTGGTGGTCGACAGTGTCGAAGGCCGCGAGGACGTCGTGCTGAAGCCGCCCGGCCGCCTGCTGCGTGGCGTCCCAGGCTACGGTGGCGCCGCCGTGACCGGCGATGGCCGCATTGCATTGATCCTCGACCCGGATGGGCTTGCCGCCCTCCACCCGGAGCTCTGA
- a CDS encoding flagellar motor protein yields MDIVSFVAIVLAFISVIGGSILKGSGIGALLSGAAFMIVVIGTISAICLHTPGSTLKRAMAIVKWVFMPPGSDPHKLIERVVEWSQTARKQGLLALEGMVDNETDPFIRKGLQLLVDGTEPETLRGVLEVEIEAREHHDLAAAKVFEGAGIYAPTLGIIGAVMGLMAVMKNLADPSKLGHGIAAAFVATIYGIGFANLFLLPMAAKLKAIVQGRAREQQMLVEGLVAIANGENPRNIEARLSGYLH; encoded by the coding sequence ATGGATATCGTCAGTTTCGTCGCCATCGTTCTCGCCTTCATCTCGGTGATCGGTGGCAGCATTCTCAAGGGCAGCGGCATTGGCGCGCTGCTCTCCGGCGCCGCCTTCATGATCGTCGTGATCGGGACGATCTCGGCCATCTGCCTGCATACCCCGGGCAGCACCCTGAAGCGGGCGATGGCCATCGTCAAATGGGTATTCATGCCGCCCGGCAGTGATCCCCACAAATTGATCGAACGGGTCGTCGAATGGAGTCAGACCGCCCGCAAGCAGGGGTTGCTGGCCCTGGAGGGCATGGTCGACAACGAGACGGATCCGTTCATCCGCAAGGGCCTGCAGCTGTTGGTCGACGGCACCGAGCCGGAAACCCTGCGTGGCGTGCTGGAAGTGGAAATCGAAGCGCGCGAGCACCATGACCTCGCCGCCGCCAAGGTGTTCGAGGGCGCCGGCATCTACGCGCCCACGCTCGGCATCATCGGCGCGGTGATGGGGCTGATGGCGGTGATGAAGAATCTCGCCGACCCGTCGAAGCTCGGTCATGGGATCGCTGCAGCATTCGTCGCCACGATCTATGGCATCGGCTTCGCCAACCTGTTCTTGTTGCCGATGGCAGCAAAACTCAAGGCGATCGTCCAGGGGCGTGCCCGCGAGCAGCAAATGCTGGTGGAAGGCCTGGTGGCCATCGCCAATGGCGAGAACCCCCGCAATATCGAAGCCCGGCTGTCGGGCTACCTGCACTGA